actgatgtgTGAGATAAgaggacactgatgtatgagataaggaggacactgatgtatggagataaggaggacactgatgtatgagataaggaggacactgatgtatgagATAAGGAGGACAGTGATGTATGGAGACAAGGAGGACACCGATGTATGGAGATAAGGAGGACACCGATATatgagataaggaggacactgatacaTGAGATAAGATGGACACTGATGTatgagataaggaggacactgatgtatgagataaggaggacactgatgtatgagataaggaggacactgatgtatgagataaggaggacactgatgtatgagataaggaggacactgatgtatggagataaggaggacactgatatatgaaataaggaggacactgatgtatgagataaggaggacactgatatgtgagataaggaggacactgatgtatgagataaggaggacactgatgtatggagataaggaggacactgatatatgaaataaggaggacactgatgtatgagataaggaggacactgatgtatgagataaggaggacactgatgtatgagataaggaggacactgatgtatggagataaggaggacactgatgtatgagataaggaggacactgatgtatgagataaggaggacactgatgtatgagataaggaggacactgatgtatggagataaggaggacactgatgtatggagataaggaggacactgatgtatgagataaggaggacactgatgtatgagataaggaggacactgatgtatgagataaggaggacactgatgtatgagataaggaggacactgatgtatggagataaggaggacactgatgtatggagataaggaggacactgatgtatgagataaggaggacactgatgtatggAGATAAGAAGGACACTGATGAAtggagataaggaggacactgatgtatgagataaggaggacactgctgtatgagataaggaggacactgatgtatgagataaggaggacactgatgtatgagATAAGGGGGACACTGATGTATGGAGATAAGGGGGACACTGATGTatgagataaggaggacactgttgtatgagataaggaggacactgatgtatgagataaggaggacactgatgtatggAGATAAGGGGGACACTGATGTatgagataaggaggacactgttgtatgagataaggaggacactgatgtatgagataaggaggacactaATGTATGAGATCaggaggacactgatgtatgagataaggaggacactgatgtatgagataaggaggacactgatatatgagataaggaggacactgatgtatgagataaggaggacactgatgtatgagataaggaggacactgatgtatgagataaggaggacactgatgtatgagataaggaggacactgatgtatgagataaggaggacactgatgaatgagataaggaggacactgatatatgagataaggaggacactgatgtatgagataaggaggacactgatgtatgagataaggaggacactgatgtatgagataaggaggacactgatgtatgagATAAGGTGGACATTGATGTAtggagataaggaggacactgatatatgagataaggaggacactgatgtatgagataaggaggacactgatgtatgagataaggagaacactgatgtatgagataaggaggacactgatgtatgagataaggaggacactgatatatgagataaggaggacactgatgtatgagataaggaggacactgatgtatggAGATAAGGATGACACTGATGTATGAGATAAGAAGGACACTGATGTatgagataaggaggacactgatgtatgagataaggatgacactgatgtatgagataagaaggacactgatgtatgagataaggaggacactgatgtatggAGATAAGGATGACACTGATGTATGAGATAAGAAGGACACTGATGTAtggagataaggaggacactgatatatgagataaggaggacactgatgtatgagataaggaggacactgatgtatgagataaggaggacactgatgtatggAGATAAGGATGACACTGATGTATGAGATAAGAAGGACACTGATGTatgagataaggaggacactgatgtatgagataaggaggacactgatgtatgagataagaaggacactgatgtatgagataaggaggctactgatgtatgagataaggaggacactgatgtatggagataaggaggacactgatatatgagataaggaggacactgatgtatgagataaggaggacactgatgtatgagataaggaggacactgatgtatggAGATAAGGGGGACACTGATGTATGAGATAAGGAGAACACTGATATATGatataaggaggacactgatatatgagataaggaggacactgatgtatgagataaggaggacactgatgtatgagataaggaggacactgatgtatggagataaggaggacactgatgtatggagataaggaggacactgttGTATGAGAGaaggaggacactgatgtatgagataagaaggacactgatgtatggagataaggaggacactgatatatgagataaggaggacactgatgtatgagataaggaggacactgatgtatgagataaggaggacactgatgtatggAGATAAGGATGACACTGATGTATGAGATAAGAAGGACACTGATGTatgagataaggaggacactgatgtatgagataaggaggacactgatgtatgagataagaaggacactgatgtatgagataaggaggctactgatgtatgagataaggaggacactgatgtatggagataaggaggacactgatatatgagataaggaggacactgatgtatgagataaggaggacactgatgtatgagataaggaggacactgatgtatggAGATAAGGGGGACACTGATGTATGAGATAAGGAGAACACTGATATATGatataaggaggacactgatatatgagataaggaggacactgatgtatgagataaggaggacactgatgtatgagataaggaggacactgatgtatggagataaggaggacactgatgtatggagataaggaggacactgttGTATGAGAGaaggaggacactgatgtatgagataaggaggacactgatgtatgagataaggaggacactgatgtatgagagaaggaggacactgatgtatgagataaggaggacactgatgtatgagataaggaggacactgatgtatgagataaggaggacactgatgtatgagataaggaggacactgatgtatgagataaggaggacactgatgtatgagataaggaggacactgatatatgagataaggaggacactgatatatgagataaggaggacactgatgtatggagataaggaggacactgatgtatggagataaggaggacactgatgtatggagataaggaggacactgatgtatgagataaggacactgatatatggagataaggaggacactgatgtatgagataaggaggacactgatatatggagataaggaggacactgatgtatggagataaggaggacactgatgtatggagataaggaggacactgatgtatggagataaggaggacactgatgtatgagataaggaggacactgatgtatggAGATAAGAAGGACACTGATGTatgagataaggaggacactgatgtatggagataaggaggacactgatgtatgagataaggaggacactgatgtatgagataaggaggacactgatgtatggagataaggaggacactgatgtatgagATAAGGAGGCTACTGATGTAtggagataaggaggacactgatgtatgagataaggaggacactgatgtatgagataaggaggacactgatgtatgagataaggaggacactgatgtatggagataaggaggacactgatgtatgagataaggaggacattgatgtatgagataaggaggacactgatgtatgagATAAGGAGGCCACTGATGTAtggagataaggaggacactgatgtatggagataaggaggacactgatgtacgccccctcccatagacatgaatggagggggcgtggcgtgacgtcaagaTCACGGCCTCCAACTcttagcgttctgaacaaaatgttctgaaccttGGAgcatcggaatacccctttaatcttggatatttattatattatctaGACTGAACTtcatttcttatatttttttctaCAGAACAATGTCAAAATCCCTCAATACGAAATGTGGAGAAATTGTCACCATACAAGGACTATTATAACTGGGGTGAGGAGGTGACATTACAGTGCAACCCTGGACATTATCCCTCATCGGACAAAATCCGCTGTATGAGACTTGGAGGCCGGAGTTTCTGGAGGCCATCTGCTGTCTGCATAGGTGAGGAGGAACCCCGGAGGATCATCACATCTCTTGTTATCTTATGGGTTATGTGAGGATTTACTATAACAGAAGGGTCAGAGGAGGTGGCGGATCCTCCGTAAATCCAGGGACCACCGGTGACCTCTTCTCCGATTGTAGacattctctcttttctttttttctctatcCGGCCAAATGACTATGACGACTTCTCCTAACTGAAGAGCTTTCTGCTCAGACATCTTTGGCCTCTTTTTGCGGCCAGACCTCTTAGGAAAGACCTCTACATAGATTCTGACCCCATGACCAGAAACCCGTGTGTCACCAAAACATCTGGTTGCATTGGATGATCGATTGAAATTTAGCAATCCTTGACCGTATCAGCTGATCAATGACAGGCGGTCCTTGTCAGAAGTGAAGGCGGCCATGTTTGAAATCATCATCCAAGAGAGATCTTTTGTCTACatgtggtgtcgggtgagggtaatgtgcagttaaccttttcgtgacgccagggcaccgttatcctatacgcagtccgaggttggagacagcttctcctgggccaggcacggggcaattcATTCTCTGATCACCTCACACTTCTCTCTGActtctccacactgtacctcagctTAAACTAGACTGAACTCCGTAAACTCCtccccctctacactatatatatggggcaatTTGAGGATTCCCATTGGGGCAGACAGGTCACCTGATTTACTCTTGTACACTCCCTGCTTAACAGGCCTAAAGCAACAGTAACATAGAAAATTCCAGAACAACAACAATAGCATAACATTACTGTATATTGACTCCTGAGtagtgtgggcccaagacggacactgaaggcaacatctgtcTGACAGGATGGGCAGGATACGGTATtgcgtactgggtcaccacatacaAATGATCCTTCCATGAAAGAATGTTCCCGGAGCGTTGATGACTTCCTTCACGCTTTGTTATTGATCATGTATGACTGGTCTGAATGACTCTATTGGCCGATATGGACTAGGATGTGGCTTTATTGGCAAAATGACCATTCATCAGACAATCACTCAGTCACTTGTTGTTCAACCTTCAACCTACCTCTAATGTCTGCGGCCGTCATTCTCTGCAATCAATGTAAACGGGCAATATGGTGACAATTCCCATCGAACATAAATGATAGCGTAATGTCTGCATCTGGCCAGCTTTgtgttaaaaggggttctccgcttttAACAATGTTACGAACACTTAGAGCCGGCGgggggcttgtgacgtcacaccccgccccctcaatgcaagtctatgggagggggcgtggcaacaaccacgccccctcccatagacttgcattgagggggcgccggTGCCGGGttcaagcgtttggaacattttgttccgaacgccgaGCAGTGGAGTAATGTTGCTAGCCTATCAGAACCCAGGAGGGGGTTATATTGAACCTTCTAAGGCCTTCCGCCTGGCTGCTGATTTTTACCTTGTTCTGGGTTTTATCCTGTTCACTTCTCTCTGTGAGCCCACTGTACTTTGTATAGTCATGGCTTTGTGTCCAGTGTTAGCTTTTAGCTCTATTCTGATATTCTTGTGTACTTGTATTTTGCTTGTTTTGTATTCTCTGTTGTTGTGTGTTCACACCTGATTCTGTGGGTCTTGAATCTTGACCCCTGTTCAGACCAGTTTGTGCTTTGTGGGTCTATGAATCTGTTGAGTATCTGTACCCGTGTTTCGATGTGTTCTGGATTTTTTGAGTTCCTCCAAGGTTAGATCCTGATGGTGCCCTCTGACTTGGAGTCTATTTGGATTTGGTAATTTGTGTCTCTCCATTATGTTGGAGTTTGATGCTGTAGTTTATCCGGTTCCTCCCAGCGTTAGATCCGTTTCCTGAGCTTCACTTTGTCCCTAACATAGGAGTCAGTTTATTTTGTATCTAGATTGAATGTTCTTTCTTCCTGTTCAGACCAGTTGGTCTTTGAACGTTTAAGTTTGTTCTTATATGGAAACAGAAATACAATGTGCCGTTGCTCCTAGTGACAATGTATCTGGCATCAGAGAATAGCCTTGCTCACCTTTGGGTGTTGTACTCTGAGCACAACACTGTAACGCTTGCGGCCAAAGCCATAGTAGAAATTCCAAGAGTACTGCCGGCACCTTCCCGTCCTGGAAACCTCCCGGACAGTCTCGTAAATACAGGAATCAGTAGGCGTGGCTACGGTAGAAAATACAGGTGCGGTGAGGCGATCTCCTTGGGATGGCTGGTCAGGAGCTTAGTCGGATAAAATGGACCCGGTTTAGGGGTAGAGTAACTATTTTATTATAAGAACAGAGAtatcggacaacgcgtttcaaggggcgggaccccctctttTGGACCTGATGacgagggggtcccgccccttgaAATGCTTTGTCCGACCTCTGGATGCCAAGTAAACTACGCCGGTCATTTCACGCGACAgtgcgcgcttcttccggcctctctgTCGCGTGAAACGACcgacgtagcctctgagcgcttcagCGAATCCCTCTATGCCATCCCATGATCCCGGACCTCCGGATGCCTAGTAAACTACGCCGGTAGTTTCACGCGACAGTGTTCTTATAATAAGATGATTTACTATACCATCCAACTAAGCGGCTGACCAGTCATCCCGAGTAGAGCGCCTCACCGCATCTGCATTTTCTACCGTAGCCACAACTACTGATTCCTGTGTTTGTTCTTGTCATTCTAGTATTTTCATGTCCTTGAGTTATATAGTATCTGCCTTCAGTCTAACCTTGTTCTTCCTCTGCATCCCTGGATACATCTTGCCTTATATAATTCCTAGTTTACCTGTCTGGTTCACATGATCGTATCTGCTCTTTATCTTGTTTTGGTTCGTAGGCTGTCGTCTGTAGCTATATTGCTGTTAAAGTAATtcggtggaaatttttatttttttttttcaaatcaattggtgccagaaagttaaaaaaaattgtaaattacttctatttaaaaatcttaatccttccagtacttattagcttctgtatgctccacaggaagttgtgtcgttcttttctgtctgaccacagtgccctctgtccgtgtcaggaactgaccagagtacaagcaaatccccatagcaaacatacgctgctctggacagttcctgacatggacagaggtgtcagcagagagcactgtggtcagactggaaagaactatacaacttcctgtggagcatacagcaactgataagtactggaaggattaagatttttaaatagaaataatttacaaatctgtctggcaccagttgattaaaaaaattgtgttttccccaggagtacccctttaagatgtttccCTGATGTCTGTTTTATGTTACTTTGTGTCCTTGCTGTAATTCTGTGTTCTGATTTTTTGACTGTGTCCCGACTTGTACAGTTTCTGGTTATTATTGTTGACCCTGACGCCCCTGTACTTTTAGTTAGTGAAGGGACTGGCTCCTGGTTGCGAGCTGCCATTTTGGCAGGGAATGTAGGTTCTGGGATTAGCTTAGGGCTCAGTCTTCCCGACCCTACGTGACCTTTCATGACTCATTATCATGACAGACAGCTTCTGCAAAACTATTTATGTACAATGGAGAAAAGAAAGTAGGGGAGAGCATTCCTGTATAAACACTACTCAATGAAAAGGTTACGTCTGCAGAGCTGTATATGGATCCAGTGAAACAAttgacacctgcggggtgcatgcaAATGCAGTTGAAGTATCAAATAACAATAAAGAAGACGATGGCATGCACTCACCGCTTAAACAGTGTCTAGGCATCCGGAGGTCCGGGATCACGGGATGGCATAGAGGGAATCGtcgaagcgctcagaggctacgccggtcgTTTCACCCGACAgtgcgcgcttcttccggcctctcgcATGAAAcgaccggcgtagcctctgagcgcttcagtgattccctctatgcCATCCCGTGATCCCAGACCTCCGGATGCCTAGTAAACTACGCccagcgtagcctctgagcgcttcagtgattccctctatgcCATCCCGTGATCCCAGACCTCCGGACTCCTAGTAAACTATGCCCAGCGTAGCCTCTGAGTGCTTCAGTGAATCCCTCTATGCCATCccgtgatcccggacctcgggatGCCTAGTAAACTATGCccagcgtagcctctgagcgcttcagtgattccctctatgcCATCCCGTGATCCCAGACCTCCGGATGCCTAGTAAACTACGCCCagtgtagcctctgagcgcttcagtgattccctctatgcCATCCCGTGATCCCGGACCTCCGGATGCCTAGTAAACTATGCccagcgtagcctctgagcgcttcagtgattccctctatgcCATCCCGTGATCCCAGACCTCCGGATGCCTAGTAAACTACGCccagcgtagcctctgagcgcttcagtgattccctctatgcCATCCCGTGATCCCAGACCTCCGGATGCCTAGTAAACTACGCccagcgtagcctctgagcgcttcagtgattccctctatgcCATCCCCTGATCCCGGACCTCCGGATGCCTAGTAAACTACGCccagcgtagcctctgagcgcttcagtgattccctctatgcCATCCCGTGATCCCAGACCTCCGGATGCCTAGTAAACTATGCccagcgtagcctctgagcgcttcagtgattccctctatgcCATCCCGTGATCCCGGACCTCCGGATGCCTAGTAAACTATGCccagcgtagcctctgagcgcttcagtgattccctctatgcCATCCCGTGATCCCGGACCTCCGGATGCCTAGTAAACTATGCccagcgtagcctctgagcgcttcagtgattccctctatgcCATCCCGTGATCCTAGACCTCCGGATGCCTAGTAAACTACGCccagcgtagcctctgagcgcttcagtgattccctctatgcCATCCCGTGATCCCGGACCTCCGGATGCCTAGTAAACTATGCCCAGCGTAGCCTCTGAGTGCTTCAGTGATTCCCTTTATGCCATCCCGTGATCCCAGACCTCCGGATGCCTAGTAAACTATGCccagcgtagcctctgagcgcttcagtgattccctctatgcCATCCCGTGATCCCAGACCTCCGGATGCCTAGTAAACTATGCccagcgtagcctctgagcgcttcagtgattccctctatgcCATCCCGTGATCCCGGACCTCCGGATGCCTAGTAAACTATGCccagcgtagcctctgagcgcttcagtgattccctctatgcCATCCCGTGATCCCGGACCTCCGGATGCCTAGTAAACTATGCccagcgtagcctctgagcgcttcagtgattccctctatgcCATCCCGTGATCCCGGACCTCCGGATGCCTAGTAAACTATGCccagcgtagcctctgagcgcttcagtgattccctctatgcCATCCCGTGATCCCGGACCTCCGGATGCCTAGTAAACTATGCccagcgtagcctctgagcgcttcagtgattccctctatgcCATCCCGTGATCCCAGACCTCCGGACTCCTAGACACTGTTtaagcggtgagtgcatgctatcgtCTTCTTTATTGttctgcaaaactacattttcctgttattttaccaaaaaatgcacaagAAGTTACTAGGGCCAAATAAAACCCGCACACGTATCCTTATCCAATGACTAAGAACGTCCAACATGAAGATTTTGTACTTTTTGAAGACAATTgatacaaaagtaaaaaaacacagtgGGAGGTTCCTTCAGACCGGTGACTGATATTTCGGGGGTCCGGGGGGCGGGTCAGACACACATAATGGGGATTATTTGCTATTTTTGTGAGAATTAGACTTTTTACCTGTTTATCTCTATTTCATGTTTGGTAGAAGTCAAAGTGACCATTGTGGAAGTGACGTCGAGCAGCATCCGCCTGAGTATTGTTTGCACCCCGGAGCAGTGCCGGAACGACTGGACAtcatatatatcctcctgtattctGCAAAAGGATTTCTACACTGAATGTAAATATGGAAGTGGAGAGAAGATCTTCTCCAATCTGGAGTTATTCACACAATACGATATCGTCTTCTCACAACGATCGGATCAGTCATCGGTCACTGTGGAGAAATTATACATCAAAACTGCTGAAACAGGTGAAATCCTACAGTACAATATAGTGAGAGATCCTCATAGATCCTACAGTACAATATAGTGATAGATCCTCATAGATCCTACAGTACAATATAGTGATAGATCCTCATAGATCCTACAGTACAATATAGTGATAGATCCTCATAGATCctacagtataatatagtgatagaTCCTCATAGATCCTACAGTACAATATAGTGATAGATCCTCATAGATCCTACTGTACAATATAGTGAGAGATCCTCATAGATCCTACAGTACAATATAGTGATAGATCCTCATAGATCCTACAGTGCAATATAGTGATAGATCCTCATAGATCCTACAGTACAATATAGTGATAGATCCTCATAGATCCTACAGTACCATATAGTGATAGATCCTCATAGATCCTACAGTACAATATAGTGATAGATCCTCATAGATCCTACTGTACAATATAGTGAGAGATCCTCATAGATCCTACAGTACAATATAGTGAGAGATCCTCATAGATCCTACAGTACAATATAGTGATAGATCCTCATAGATCCTACAGTACAATATAGTGATAGATCCTCATAGATCCTACAGTACAATATAGTGAGAGATCCTCATAGATCCTACAGTACCATATAGTGATAGATCCTCATAGATCCTACAGTACAATACAGTGATAGATCCTCATAGATCCTACAGTACAATATTGTGATAGATCCTCATAGATCCTACAGTACAATATAGTGATAGATCCTCATAGATCGTACAGTACAACATAGTGAGAGATCCTCATAGATCCTACAGTACAATATAGTGATAGATCCTCATAGATCctacagtataatatagtgatagaTCCTCATAGATCCTACAGTACAACATAGTGAGAGATCCTCATAGATCCTACAGTACAATATAGTGATAGATCCTCATAGATCctacagtataatatagtgatagaTCCTCATAGATCCTACAGTACAACATAGTGATAGATCCTCATAGATCCTACAGTACAATATAGTGATAGATCCTCATAGATCCTACAGTACAATATAGTGATACATCCTCATAGATCCTACAGTACAATATAGTGAGAGATCCTCATAGATCctacagtataatatagtgatagaTCCTCATAGATCCTACAGTACAATATAGTGAAAGTTCCTCATAGATCCTACAGTACAATATAGTGAGAGATCCTCATAGATCCTACAGTACAACATAGTGATAGATCCTCAAAGATTATACAGTACAACATAGTGATAGATCCTCATAGATCCTACAGTACAATATAGTGATAGATCCTCATTGATCCTACAGTACAATAAAGTGATAGATCCTCATAGATCCTACAGTACAATATAGTGAGAGATCCTCATAGATCCTACAGTACAATATAGTGATAGATCCTCATAGATCCTACAGTACAATATAGAGATAGATCCTCATAGATCCTAAAGTACAATATAGTGAGAGATCCTCATAGATCCTACAGTACAACATAGTGATAGATCCTCATAGATTATACAGTACAACTTAGTGATAGATCCTCATAGATCCTACAGTACAATATAGTGATAGATCCTCATAGATCCTACAGTACAATAAAGTGATAGATCCTCATAGATCCTACAGTACAATATAGTGAGAGATCCTCATAGATCCTACAGTACAATATAGTGATAGATCCTCATAGATCCTACAGTACAATATAGTGAGAGATCCTCATAGATCCTACAGTACAATATAGCGAGAGATCCTCATAGATCCTACAGTACAATATAGTGATAGATCCTCATAGATCCTACAGTACAATAAAGTGATAGATCCTCATAGATCCCACAGTACAATATAGTGAGAGATCCTCATAGATCCTACAGTACAATATAGTG
Above is a genomic segment from Hyla sarda isolate aHylSar1 chromosome 1, aHylSar1.hap1, whole genome shotgun sequence containing:
- the LOC130312489 gene encoding uncharacterized protein LOC130312489 codes for the protein MSSVYPILLSLITLSGLGVHGQTERSEQCQNPSIRNVEKLSPYKDYYNWGEEVTLQCNPGHYPSSDKIRCMRLGGRSFWRPSAVCIEVKVTIVEVTSSSIRLSIVCTPEQCRNDWTSYISSCILQKDFYTECKYGSGEKIFSNLELFTQYDIVFSQRSDQSSVTVEKLYIKTAETDLTVRNSTESSIMTSDVTSIHGIIIPIFLVKLLILVVLIMVQWIVMDRKSLDTDLDKNEESKRNSILYRTRGAEYVNVDPQEPNILPSMSPLVKSMNCEFIQE